In Flavobacterium endoglycinae, one DNA window encodes the following:
- a CDS encoding tRNA-binding protein, giving the protein MDLTWNEFERTDMRVGTILEVNDFPEARKPAYQLTIDFGLEIGIRKSSAQITKRYKKEDLINRQIVAVVNFPRKQIGKFMSECLVLGAVGEEGDVILLAPDFKIENGLRIG; this is encoded by the coding sequence ATGGATTTAACTTGGAATGAATTTGAAAGAACCGATATGCGTGTAGGAACAATTTTGGAAGTAAATGATTTTCCCGAAGCCAGAAAACCTGCCTATCAGTTAACGATCGATTTTGGATTAGAAATCGGCATTCGAAAATCATCGGCGCAAATTACCAAACGTTATAAAAAAGAAGATTTAATCAACCGACAAATTGTTGCTGTTGTCAATTTTCCAAGAAAACAAATTGGTAAATTTATGAGTGAGTGCCTGGTGCTTGGCGCCGTAGGCGAGGAGGGAGACGTAATTTTATTAGCTCCCGATTTTAAGATTGAAAATGGATTGAGGATTGGGTGA
- a CDS encoding RBBP9/YdeN family alpha/beta hydrolase: protein METQLLILPGLGDSGEKHWQTFWHEKFKNSIRLIQDNWDEPLREDWLARLNEEISKLTQPTILVAHSLAVSLVLHWAEKNSSKNIIGALLVAPADVDSPEHTPDVIRNFSPMPLYTLPFPSIVVASENDPYALFERKQYFAEKWGSDFVNVGQQGHINSDSDLRYWEEGQLILQQLIKKINS from the coding sequence ATGGAAACACAACTCTTAATACTGCCAGGACTCGGGGATTCCGGAGAAAAACACTGGCAGACCTTTTGGCATGAAAAATTTAAAAATTCAATACGTTTAATTCAAGATAATTGGGATGAACCGCTTCGCGAAGACTGGCTCGCACGTTTAAATGAAGAAATTTCGAAACTAACGCAGCCTACAATTTTAGTTGCACACAGTTTAGCCGTTTCTTTGGTTTTACATTGGGCAGAAAAAAACAGCAGCAAAAATATAATTGGAGCTCTATTGGTAGCTCCTGCCGATGTTGATTCACCAGAACATACGCCAGATGTTATCCGAAATTTTTCGCCAATGCCGCTTTATACACTTCCTTTTCCTTCTATTGTAGTAGCAAGCGAAAACGATCCGTACGCCTTATTTGAAAGAAAACAATATTTTGCCGAAAAATGGGGAAGTGATTTTGTAAACGTTGGCCAGCAAGGACACATCAACTCTGACTCTGATTTAAGATATTGGGAAGAAGGACAGTTGATTTTACAACAACTTATTAAGAAGATTAATTCTTAG
- a CDS encoding alpha/beta hydrolase, producing MKNLLLLLSFILISITSTAQKLEYETKSNIQYYSAAINKSDSYINERCVLDIYYPKNSKGFATIVWFHGGGLTGGNKEIPEALKNKGFAIIGVNYRLSPKAKAEKAIEDAAAAVSWAFNNITSYGGDASEIFVSGHSAGGYLASMIGLDKKWLQKEGIDANRIAGLIPFSGQCITHFEIRRENGIPEKQPTIDQFAPLYYVRADAPPLLLITGDRELEMLGRYEENAYMARMMKLVGHTQTKLYELDGYGHGMTEPAFPLLVNEVNRILKERKK from the coding sequence ATGAAAAATTTACTTCTTTTACTAAGCTTTATCTTGATTAGTATAACCTCAACTGCACAAAAATTAGAGTATGAAACCAAATCTAACATTCAATATTACAGTGCGGCCATCAACAAATCCGACAGTTACATTAACGAAAGATGTGTGCTGGATATCTATTATCCAAAAAACAGTAAAGGTTTTGCTACCATTGTCTGGTTTCATGGCGGAGGATTAACTGGTGGAAACAAAGAAATTCCTGAAGCTTTAAAAAATAAAGGTTTTGCCATTATTGGTGTTAATTATAGATTGTCTCCAAAAGCAAAAGCCGAAAAAGCGATTGAAGATGCAGCAGCGGCAGTGAGCTGGGCTTTTAACAATATTACCAGTTATGGCGGTGACGCTTCGGAAATATTTGTTTCAGGACATTCTGCCGGAGGTTATTTGGCCAGCATGATTGGTCTCGATAAAAAATGGCTTCAGAAAGAAGGAATCGATGCCAATAGAATCGCTGGATTAATTCCGTTTAGCGGACAATGTATCACTCATTTTGAAATTAGAAGAGAAAATGGAATTCCCGAAAAACAGCCTACAATTGACCAATTTGCTCCTTTGTATTACGTTCGCGCCGATGCTCCGCCCCTTTTATTAATTACAGGTGACCGTGAATTAGAAATGTTAGGCCGTTACGAAGAAAACGCTTATATGGCAAGAATGATGAAACTTGTTGGACACACTCAAACCAAATTATACGAATTAGACGGTTACGGACATGGTATGACGGAACCTGCTTTCCCACTTTTGGTAAACGAAGTAAACCGAATTTTAAAAGAGCGCAAAAAATAA